From Carassius auratus strain Wakin chromosome 22, ASM336829v1, whole genome shotgun sequence, a single genomic window includes:
- the LOC113040766 gene encoding alpha-1,6-mannosylglycoprotein 6-beta-N-acetylglucosaminyltransferase A-like: MQSKSKPCEDELFVGLSFPYEGPAPLEAIANGCAFLNPRFDTPKSSKNTDFFKGKPTLRELTSQHPYAEVYIGRPHVWTVNIDDRAEVENAIKAILSQKIEPYLPYEFTCEGMLQRLHAFIENQDFCHGQVMWPPLSAMQVKLAPAGKSCKQVCQEEQLICEPSFFQHLNKDKDLFRYGVECKTVESASDNVVPAFSESTGHCVFQSDLLLFSCAGAHQSLTRICPCRDYMKGQVALCKDCL, translated from the exons ATGCAGTCCAAGAGTAAGCCATGTGAAGATGAG CTCTTTGTGGGACTGTCCTTCCCGTATGAAGGCCCCGCCCCTCTGGAGGCCATAGCCAATGGCTGTGCTTTCCTCAACCCAAGGTTCGACACGCCTAAAAGCAGCAAAAACACCGATTTCTTCAAAGGCAAACCCACACTCAGAGAG CTGACCTCCCAGCACCCTTACGCTGAGGTTTACATCGGACGGCCGCATGTCTGGACCGTCAACATCGATGATCGCGCAGAGGTGGAGAACGCCATTAAAGCCATCCTCAGTCAGAAG ATAGAGCCGTATCTGCCGTATGAGTTCACCTGTGAGGGGATGTTACAGCGCCTCCACGCTTTCATCGAGAACCAG gatTTCTGTCACGGTCAGGTGATGTGGCCTCCTCTCAGTGCCATGCAGGTCAAGCTGGCTCCGGCAGGTAAATCCTGCAAGCAGGTGTGTCAGGAGGAGCAGCTGATCTGTGAACCCTCCTTCTTCCAGCATCTCAATAAAGACAAGGATCTGTTCAG GTATGGTGTGGAGTGTAAGACGGTGGAGTCTGCCAGCGATAACGTAGTCCCCGCCTTCAGCGAATCGACGGGGCATTGCGTGTTCCAGTCGGACCTGCTGCTGTTCAGCTGCGCCGGGGCCCATCAGTCCCTCACACGCATCTGTCCCTGCAGAGACTACATGAAAGGACAGGTGGCGCTGTGCAAGGACTGCTTATAA